One uncultured Hyphomonas sp. genomic region harbors:
- a CDS encoding DUF1365 domain-containing protein — MSAPAQFYVGKVSHRRFGDVSHFLRYRIAYVLLDLDRLDEARGLSRFLKIGKGGLMSVNPLDHGDGQSRDLAGWVRAFVKGQGVQEPADKVELLTLPRMFGYVFNPISVYFIRNHTGELHHVLYEVGNTFGERHFYLCAADEEQGVCQHDCDKAFYVSPFFDKRGHYKFVLQPPAETLKLAISYRADGTERMRASLVGEARPVTNRTTLGVLARFPMMTIGVIAGIHWEALKLFVKGARYHRHGPKQPEPGVSLGRPHSGVRV, encoded by the coding sequence ATGAGTGCACCGGCGCAATTTTACGTCGGCAAGGTGAGCCATCGTCGCTTCGGCGATGTGTCTCACTTTTTACGCTACCGGATTGCCTATGTGTTGCTCGACCTTGACCGGTTGGATGAGGCGCGCGGGCTCAGCCGGTTTCTGAAGATTGGAAAAGGCGGGCTTATGAGCGTCAACCCGCTGGACCATGGCGACGGCCAGTCGCGTGATCTGGCTGGATGGGTTCGGGCGTTTGTCAAAGGGCAGGGTGTTCAGGAACCAGCAGACAAGGTCGAGCTGCTGACGCTGCCGCGCATGTTCGGTTATGTGTTCAATCCCATTTCTGTCTACTTCATTCGCAACCACACAGGCGAACTTCATCACGTGCTGTATGAGGTTGGGAATACGTTCGGGGAACGCCACTTTTATCTGTGTGCGGCTGATGAAGAACAGGGCGTTTGCCAGCATGATTGCGACAAGGCGTTCTATGTCTCCCCGTTTTTTGACAAACGCGGGCACTACAAATTTGTCCTCCAGCCCCCTGCAGAGACTCTCAAGCTGGCGATTTCCTATCGTGCGGATGGCACCGAGCGTATGCGCGCCTCCTTGGTGGGGGAGGCACGGCCGGTAACAAACCGAACGACGCTGGGCGTGTTGGCACGTTTTCCGATGATGACGATCGGCGTGATTGCCGGGATCCACTGGGAAGCGCTGAAATTGTTCGTCAAAGGCGCACGTTATCACCGGCATGGGCCAAAGCAGCCTGAACCTGGCGTGAGTCTCGGGCGGCCGCATTCCGGCGTCCGGGTTTAG
- a CDS encoding arylsulfatase codes for MSKWAWDGFVHKMRMRLGGGIALLAASFGLAAVAAAETPQAEDSRPNFVLILVDDAALMDFGAYGGEARTPNIDALAARGAIFRRHYSSPLCSPSRAMLLTGMDNHMTGIATIPEVLPKEHVGQPGYTMHLEPGVLTLADRLKAAGYRTLMSGKWHLGSGAGDLPNAHGFDRSLALDASGADNWSDKPYMPYYQKAPWYEDGQPAELPDSFYSSTMIVDHMIEYLDEGNQDAPFFAYLPFQAIHIPVQAPPELTAGYDGVYDAGWNALREARWQKAKEIGLIPDSAPLAPMPDEMRAWDDLSPEDQDIYAARMQVNAAMMEAMDIEIGRFVEHLKETGKYDNTIFVVTSDNGPEPSRGDTDIRLSIWMKLHGYHIGREGIGEQGSWGFIGPEWAIAAASPNNMFKFLGSEGGLRVPLIMTGPGVPEGQTFDARTVVTDIAPTLLKYAGIDDTGERMTGRSLEPLLSGTQAAVYQPGDVIGMEVSGNSAVLKGRWKITRNQKPHGDGQWRLYDIEADPGETSDLRLEQPAVFADMLNEYQAYSARVGVLEVPEGYNSLKEITRNTMARQFKAYWMQLVVLLIGVVAVVWLVGRLVVQFFRR; via the coding sequence ATGTCGAAATGGGCGTGGGACGGTTTTGTCCATAAAATGCGAATGCGGCTGGGTGGGGGGATTGCCTTGCTGGCGGCAAGCTTCGGGCTTGCGGCAGTGGCTGCAGCTGAAACCCCTCAAGCTGAGGACTCGCGGCCGAATTTCGTCCTGATCCTCGTCGATGATGCCGCGCTGATGGATTTCGGGGCGTATGGCGGGGAGGCGCGTACCCCCAACATTGATGCTCTTGCGGCGCGCGGTGCGATATTCCGCCGTCATTACTCTTCGCCGCTTTGCTCACCGTCCCGTGCCATGCTCCTGACTGGCATGGACAATCATATGACAGGCATCGCCACCATTCCTGAAGTCCTGCCCAAGGAACATGTCGGCCAGCCGGGCTATACCATGCATCTGGAGCCGGGAGTTCTGACACTGGCAGACCGGCTGAAGGCTGCCGGTTATCGTACTCTCATGTCAGGCAAGTGGCATCTCGGTAGCGGTGCGGGAGACCTGCCGAACGCCCATGGCTTCGACAGGTCGCTGGCATTGGATGCTTCAGGCGCCGACAACTGGTCAGACAAGCCCTACATGCCCTATTACCAAAAGGCGCCCTGGTACGAAGACGGGCAGCCCGCCGAGTTGCCGGATTCTTTCTATTCTTCGACAATGATTGTCGATCACATGATCGAATACCTGGACGAAGGCAATCAGGACGCGCCCTTCTTTGCGTATCTTCCATTCCAGGCAATCCATATTCCCGTGCAGGCGCCGCCGGAACTGACGGCCGGGTATGACGGTGTCTACGACGCGGGCTGGAACGCGTTGAGAGAGGCGCGATGGCAAAAGGCGAAGGAAATCGGACTCATTCCGGATAGCGCTCCTTTGGCGCCCATGCCGGATGAGATGCGAGCCTGGGATGATCTTTCCCCTGAAGATCAGGATATTTATGCCGCGCGCATGCAGGTGAATGCAGCCATGATGGAAGCCATGGACATCGAGATTGGCCGGTTCGTGGAACATCTCAAGGAAACGGGAAAATACGATAATACCATTTTTGTCGTCACCTCTGACAACGGGCCGGAGCCATCACGCGGCGACACCGATATTCGCCTGTCAATCTGGATGAAGCTGCACGGCTACCATATCGGCAGGGAGGGTATTGGCGAGCAAGGCAGTTGGGGCTTTATCGGTCCTGAGTGGGCGATCGCGGCGGCGTCTCCGAACAACATGTTCAAGTTTCTCGGGTCGGAAGGCGGATTGCGTGTGCCCCTGATCATGACCGGGCCCGGCGTCCCTGAGGGTCAGACGTTTGATGCACGGACAGTGGTCACCGATATTGCCCCGACACTCCTGAAATATGCCGGGATAGACGACACGGGTGAGAGGATGACCGGGCGAAGCCTTGAGCCGCTACTGTCCGGAACCCAGGCGGCGGTTTATCAGCCAGGCGATGTCATCGGCATGGAAGTCTCCGGTAATTCAGCTGTCCTGAAAGGCCGCTGGAAAATCACTCGCAACCAGAAGCCTCATGGAGACGGGCAGTGGCGCCTTTACGATATCGAAGCGGACCCGGGAGAGACCTCGGACCTGCGACTGGAGCAGCCGGCTGTTTTTGCCGACATGCTGAACGAATATCAAGCCTACAGCGCGCGCGTTGGGGTTCTTGAGGTTCCGGAAGGATACAATTCGCTGAAAGAAATCACCCGCAACACGATGGCGCGCCAGTTCAAGGCTTACTGGATGCAGCTGGTGGTGTTGCTCATCGGTGTCGTGGCGGTTGTCTGGCTGGTTGGGCGTCTGGTGGTGCAGTTTTTCCGGAGGTGA
- a CDS encoding sigma-70 family RNA polymerase sigma factor, which yields MQSVTSAQPGAIGGSKSKSPAKVSALPGRSSLDGELMSRVVTSADRDAFNALAVHYAPRLKAWLMHRGEGDSTSEDIVQDVLTAVWQKAESFDSTKASFSTWVYRMTRNRWIDHKRKHDRLQPTAPSDMINLVDEPDDSLHAGLEEAEAAQAVRDALATLPPEQKQMLYLAFFEGLSHSAIAERTGIAIGTVKSRIRAPLKKLRTTLEAHRKDVP from the coding sequence ATGCAGTCCGTGACGTCCGCACAGCCAGGAGCCATTGGTGGCAGTAAATCGAAAAGCCCGGCCAAAGTGAGCGCCCTGCCCGGCCGCTCCTCGCTGGATGGCGAACTGATGTCACGGGTTGTGACATCAGCTGACCGCGACGCGTTCAACGCGCTTGCGGTGCACTATGCACCTCGTCTGAAGGCCTGGTTGATGCATCGCGGCGAAGGCGACTCGACGAGTGAAGATATTGTCCAGGATGTCCTCACCGCTGTCTGGCAAAAAGCAGAGAGTTTCGACAGCACCAAAGCGAGCTTTTCCACCTGGGTCTATCGCATGACCCGGAACCGCTGGATCGATCACAAGCGCAAACATGACCGGCTGCAACCAACAGCGCCGAGCGACATGATCAACCTCGTCGATGAACCAGACGACTCCCTCCACGCTGGTCTGGAAGAGGCGGAAGCCGCTCAAGCCGTCAGAGATGCGCTTGCGACGCTGCCACCCGAACAGAAACAGATGCTCTATCTCGCCTTCTTCGAAGGCCTGTCTCACAGCGCAATCGCTGAACGGACCGGGATCGCTATCGGCACCGTGAAAAGCCGGATTCGCGCGCCGTTGAAGAAACTCAGAACCACACTTGAAGCCCATCGAAAGGATGTCCCATGA
- a CDS encoding FAD-dependent oxidoreductase, translated as MPFDVAAPINRRSGAVSEGRRSRVAIIGTGISGLSAAWALQNTCDITVFEKAGRIGGHTATVTVEAPEGPVPVDTGFIVFNEPNYPNLTALFDRLGVASNPTRMNFSVSMPDERMEYASHGMDGLFAWRRNMASPRFFLMLKDILRFHAASHDLAQCQRGRSIGDYVAEEKYGRAFVDYHLLPMAAAIWSCPVSMIMDFPAASLARFFVNHGLVSVRPQFPWQSVDGGSASYLAPMTQGFSDRIRCNAGIDSVHRTAQGVRLRFSDGTFEDFDEVVFACHAPEALALLADAAEPETRILSGFRTQPNRVILHRDETLMPIRKAAWAAWNYRARQADSLQLSVTYWMNALQRLETTTNYFVTLNPEQEPTPDKVEQEFVYNHPVFDGRAMQAQREIWSIQGHRNTWFCGAWQGYGFHEDGIQSGLAVAELLSDWKRPWAFDYSKERLARPEAGKVSA; from the coding sequence ATGCCATTTGATGTCGCCGCGCCGATTAACCGTCGCTCAGGAGCCGTTTCTGAAGGGCGCCGCTCGCGGGTTGCCATTATAGGTACGGGAATTTCAGGCCTGTCGGCCGCCTGGGCGTTGCAGAATACCTGCGACATCACCGTTTTCGAGAAGGCCGGGCGGATTGGCGGGCATACCGCGACAGTAACAGTCGAAGCGCCCGAGGGTCCTGTCCCGGTGGATACCGGCTTTATCGTCTTCAATGAACCGAACTATCCAAATCTGACGGCGTTGTTTGACCGCCTTGGTGTGGCGTCAAACCCGACTCGCATGAACTTTTCCGTCTCGATGCCGGACGAGCGCATGGAATACGCCAGTCATGGTATGGATGGCCTGTTCGCCTGGCGTCGGAACATGGCGAGTCCGCGCTTCTTTCTGATGCTGAAGGACATTCTGCGGTTCCATGCTGCCTCTCATGATCTGGCGCAGTGCCAGCGCGGCCGGTCTATTGGCGACTATGTTGCCGAAGAGAAATATGGTCGGGCATTTGTCGACTACCACCTCCTGCCAATGGCTGCCGCGATCTGGTCTTGCCCGGTCTCCATGATCATGGATTTCCCGGCGGCCAGTCTTGCACGGTTCTTCGTGAACCATGGGCTGGTCAGCGTTCGCCCTCAATTTCCGTGGCAGTCCGTCGATGGTGGAAGCGCGTCTTACCTCGCCCCCATGACGCAGGGGTTTTCTGACCGGATCCGCTGCAATGCCGGAATCGACTCCGTGCACCGGACGGCGCAAGGCGTTCGCCTTCGTTTTTCCGACGGCACATTCGAGGATTTTGATGAGGTCGTCTTCGCCTGCCATGCACCAGAAGCGCTGGCTCTGCTTGCTGATGCGGCTGAACCGGAAACCCGGATTCTCTCCGGTTTCCGCACTCAGCCGAACCGTGTCATCCTTCACCGTGACGAAACCCTGATGCCAATCCGCAAGGCAGCCTGGGCCGCCTGGAATTACCGGGCCAGACAGGCTGACTCGCTGCAGCTTTCCGTGACTTACTGGATGAATGCACTTCAGAGACTTGAGACCACGACAAATTACTTTGTAACCCTCAATCCCGAACAGGAGCCCACGCCGGACAAGGTGGAACAGGAGTTTGTCTACAATCATCCGGTCTTTGATGGACGCGCCATGCAAGCTCAGCGGGAGATCTGGTCGATCCAAGGCCACCGGAACACCTGGTTCTGTGGGGCATGGCAGGGCTATGGGTTCCACGAGGATGGAATCCAGTCCGGCCTTGCTGTTGCCGAATTGCTCAGCGACTGGAAGCGTCCTTGGGCGTTTGATTATTCGAAGGAGCGTCTTGCGCGGCCGGAGGCCGGAAAGGTTTCCGCATGA